A window from Nitrospirae bacterium YQR-1 encodes these proteins:
- a CDS encoding nucleotide-binding protein has protein sequence MKIFVSHGHNDTVKLKLKDFIANKLSLTPVILAEQPDDGLTIIEKLEKYGRDCDFALVLLTSDDGEDRARQNVIHELGFFHGLIGRNKVLLLK, from the coding sequence ATGAAGATATTTGTTAGCCACGGTCACAATGATACTGTAAAATTAAAGTTAAAAGATTTTATAGCCAACAAATTAAGCTTAACTCCAGTAATACTTGCCGAGCAACCTGATGATGGCTTAACAATAATAGAAAAACTCGAAAAATATGGAAGAGATTGTGATTTTGCTTTGGTTTTACTTACATCTGATGATGGTGAAGATAGAGCTAGACAAAATGTTATACATGAATTAGGCTTTTTCCATGGCCTAATTGGTAGGAATAAGGTCTTGTTACTAAAATAA